The Deltaproteobacteria bacterium genome window below encodes:
- a CDS encoding triacylglycerol lipase yields the protein MSELHHVVLVPGFFGFHNLGELTYFSRVCEQLTVRLEQLGIRADVRAVGTLPTASLRSRAAILAEAVETIAPGDGPLHFVGHSSGGLDVRLMMTPQVSLPTAADLAAIGRRTRSVVTVATPHYGTPLATLATGVLGQRLLQTLSVVTLYGLRAGKRPLRGAVRAAQLLVRLDDLVGLGGRVLEQLYEQVLADFDDERSESLERFLGHVRGDQALLPQITPDGLDLFNSAAEDRPGVDYACVVTRARPPQVWGSLRVGLDPIAQLTHALYHALYRLTSPMPLSRLGALTDAQVEALVSAYGKVPAPTANDGMVPTRSQIWGEIIHVARADHLDVMGYYGDPDGGASHVDWLVTRSGFDRTRFRALWGAVGRFIARSAGARDDARGGYG from the coding sequence TTGTCCGAACTGCATCACGTCGTGCTCGTCCCCGGCTTCTTCGGGTTCCACAACCTCGGCGAGCTGACCTACTTCTCGCGCGTGTGCGAGCAGCTGACGGTGCGCCTCGAACAGCTGGGCATCCGCGCCGACGTGCGCGCCGTCGGTACGCTGCCGACCGCGTCGCTGCGATCGCGCGCGGCGATCCTCGCCGAGGCGGTCGAGACCATCGCGCCCGGCGACGGCCCGCTGCACTTCGTGGGGCACTCGTCGGGCGGCCTCGACGTGCGGCTCATGATGACGCCGCAGGTCTCGCTGCCGACCGCCGCCGACCTGGCGGCGATCGGCCGTCGCACGCGCTCGGTCGTCACGGTCGCGACGCCGCACTACGGCACACCGCTGGCGACGCTGGCGACCGGTGTGTTGGGCCAGCGGCTGCTGCAGACGCTGTCGGTGGTCACGCTCTACGGCCTGCGCGCAGGCAAGCGCCCGCTGCGGGGCGCCGTGAGGGCGGCGCAGCTGTTGGTGCGGCTCGACGATCTCGTCGGGCTCGGCGGTCGCGTGCTCGAGCAGCTCTACGAGCAGGTGCTCGCCGACTTCGACGACGAGCGCTCCGAGTCGCTGGAGCGCTTCCTCGGCCACGTGCGCGGCGACCAGGCGCTGCTGCCCCAGATCACACCCGACGGCCTCGACCTCTTCAACTCCGCCGCCGAGGATCGACCCGGGGTCGACTACGCGTGCGTCGTGACGCGCGCCCGTCCGCCGCAGGTGTGGGGCTCGCTGCGGGTCGGCCTCGATCCGATCGCGCAGCTCACCCATGCGCTCTACCACGCGCTGTATCGCCTGACCTCGCCGATGCCGCTGTCGCGGCTGGGCGCGCTCACCGACGCGCAGGTCGAGGCGTTGGTCAGCGCGTACGGCAAGGTGCCGGCGCCCACCGCCAACGACGGCATGGTCCCGACCCGCTCGCAGATCTGGGGCGAGATCATCCACGTCGCGCGCGCGGACCACCTCGACGTCATGGGCTACTACGGCGACCCCGACGGTGGCGCCAGCCATGTCGACTGGCTGGTCACGCGCTCGGGTTTCGATCGCACGCGGTTTCGGGCGTTGTGGGGGGCGGTCGGGCGCTTCATCGCTCGCAGTGCGGGTGCGCGGGACGACGCTCGCGGCGGATACGGCTAG
- a CDS encoding tetratricopeptide repeat protein yields the protein MQMLDHEAQAPDAPAVLPCPLPGRHSREPAELTEFRANAADERAFHRLRRQYRDSEDWRSLATLLLLHAAATETATAEQRSKAAELCVQAYELWLERVKDRDEAAHALARALQLRPDNLRAHERLRKLYELMGAHKELVELLRWRVQTLPAGADAAALHFELAELLEQHFLAIGEAVQHYARVVELDPNHAKACDRLIRLYLVAGAWRPAAAQLVQELAKLEGSSDRVRVAELHRRLASIESEQFDDVPSAARHLQAALKVVPDDIEALRAFGVLYLASGKATEDGVAKAADIFYKAAELARRRGDKPRALKLLRRSLMLAPDHQQASAALENTLIDAEDWLALDELYREWLFHFSGADAVTLQLRRAELLDRRLYRREEARALFEEASRYQRPDDESWRRLEQIYADSGDHWALVGLLDAQIERMPDEVPTETLLRAAMVCRDELGDEERAAVYFYKVLEREPFNAGAFEGYKEHWRRKHNWTHLRDLILYQIEQAAAYPEGESPYDARAFAEEFVELADICERRLGDIDGALDAWGRLQAAYPDDARPAKHIARIEKRARMWDNMVRVQEAELERTVDPAKRLDILKRLTQVYRDRQVNPERAIELYGEILQLSPSDIQATRALTALHDRAGDYERVVDMLRDQHDRSRSGTERIAILRRMAELWHHELSQLEHAEWACRQILEISADDREASYRLQQLLEEQGRYSELLEVLAHELPSAGSPDAKAKLLRRMARIAELDLADEDRAASLWTELLELRPGNLEIVDKLVLAYAKAGRNEELGTLLTKAAGSPKTPLVRQIDYLLRLGQLAEAALDDPMLARTSFERVLRSRPDHRGALEALVRIYRREDAWQPLVAVLGKLQELAETEDDAFRIAWERAEILAEQLDDPNGAAELLESLGEDLALGRREVASSLLELYERAGLHRKLVRQAELLLLAAESAEERRRLYGTISNTWLQHLGDKQAAVATYARFVHEFSTDLEGLATMARLQHDVGDHEAALVTLQRRLDLLSEVSARTATLEQMATIAERDLEQPARALAFLRQALAIDHFDARIVSRVHELAAKAGLWRELLAIHEERFGYLGEAGLAGAQVDLCLEASRLAQAKCLDAPLAFEWAERGYLAALRSDLTLAAPGKHLRSLAEAHGCWRELLEAFDHEIAALERRESTDALVARLREAAGVALSRLGDAAKAIGYLQRAHRAAPLDEALADELERTAREHGAWQAVIELHGGRLGRAASDLGRYDACRAIARIYEDELHDPEKAFEWLRQAWQDLRKTDTTLADDAFEQILQVSERHRLWAMLCDLHLERARNASAGEATIAALESAAQIFDERLQDPLAAIRVLAHGLDEAGGDVLLPDIRRLSLSVDERRDGDLPPVGALVLLQLLQRLVGRSRDRDRTIALLAERAEIRELRLGDRAAAMAEWMRVLRLDPDDERAIAELERLADEGDLWQLYLMVPAAALEVAPQPVDQAQLLIRIAQLYEGSLGRPEYALRARLCAWRTRPSLPAADGDVGDEHAAIWRLAEHTGGYHTPPVPRDPMLTPTLAPPEIADAAAWIGAGLEPRLVETMPSPHAPRVEIAAPTRVGGPHTQEILLDDPDSVSAAAPAPTAARPDLAPPISVDPESLDFEDLEVDELEELDDGAELPTVDPTVAVMQAQLLQLQRADNTRASAVVVTAPPPPPRAPDQGLPALPKLTRPVLPARPRVASAWEEVALAYTEMPADSKLAKVEVALSLARLWEEGAHNLERAFQALERALLWVPRHEEALERLEGLAARHGVMERLLQAYELLLAESAMPEHVVAHNLRIAELHAAAEHWDEAESRYRAVLAVAPHHTGAMRALLDIYRGLEQHAQWAGVWSDLLEVEAPDLDADERIARTLELCHVFEQRLARPREAIERLELLARELPDRRELHDELARLLMSQRQWQQAIEALRVAADHVPDEDYRLAVLAQIADIYEHKLSLPDRAIAAWLELTELREDPVALARLQELYLATGRFEPALPIIEQRLAACDPADGETRTSLLVAKARALQEGGGDPDAATATLEELVRTAPDNDEVALALSRLYRRQGRRDDGVTLLRGHLERAAAGDEARHVRVATALAEVLDREDHDPKGALAVIAAALAQRPGVAALLRAQAKLARAVHDEALLVESLAALPDSDGLLEAADLLRARLHDNARALRLYSRVLAEAKVAADDPESPRRLASALEGLVRLRVDDGDIAGAMEFMDRQLAEMKGPTIRAQLLAEMGRITYRSTGDIAAARVRFDAALAEDPEYARAKLGLGEMLAEAGRHEEAEALLEQAVDALGLGGDPVQLAGGLLALAQVLEQSSRHADAHRRLTLAARHDPANLDIRAALVRNRVLAGRHREALMAADQLEERLAEGFERTPKQVRLLSDVFAFVAESALALKQVEEALARYRRAALLDPSNPNALEPLIGLCQERGALVEAAEAAARLAREVGDPRARGQKFIDAGMLFNDAAAALADGGDPQGPQTEAELRRAAFENIRLGLELLEEHNVAALDRTQLEVAFRATAVHDPTIALRCLDRLLLQPDLGRERRHDLLLEGSEIALAQPERAELAERFARQARELLPNSSAAVLALARVLEANGREDEIEPLVESFFAALGRRTRGTDVAPRIALLLRLAEIQRMRPEKAIAALELALELDPHALGPAERRTLAALYDAAGTQGERVLANFVEVLTVDPLDIRALAFMAAHHAELGDLDRAWALYGVLQLAAPEHTAAAAFFDGVELTSVPAGEFVPASVVPALPADGGVGEALLALQDGGAALLAEQLPRLEIPPEARVSPLGEGLLAQCWGEVLKRLGNSKVALVARHALPETLPGLDDGPEFEPGALLEVRCQQPPVILAHEAAFAIDDPAVLRFALARALHGTRPEALFAMGLRRGRFAQLLSALLQAFHPRHGRRKHHARDDDATRLSQELLRKLPMRTARQLGSLFKDHENEPFDSSQWRAWVRRAGSRIGLAIAGDLGAAICVVTGAKTPLTGAELLARAEVDDDLRDLIGFATSGAYAGVRRTLGYAARERA from the coding sequence GTGCAGATGCTCGATCACGAGGCCCAAGCGCCCGACGCCCCCGCCGTGCTGCCGTGTCCCCTGCCGGGACGCCACAGCCGCGAACCCGCCGAGCTGACCGAGTTCCGCGCGAACGCGGCCGATGAACGCGCGTTCCATCGCTTGCGGCGCCAGTACCGCGACAGCGAGGACTGGCGCTCGTTGGCGACGCTGCTGCTGCTGCACGCCGCGGCCACCGAGACCGCGACCGCCGAGCAACGCTCGAAGGCCGCCGAGCTGTGCGTGCAGGCCTACGAGCTGTGGCTCGAGCGCGTGAAGGATCGCGACGAGGCCGCCCACGCGCTCGCGCGCGCGCTGCAGCTGCGGCCCGACAACCTGCGCGCGCACGAGCGACTGCGAAAGCTCTACGAGCTGATGGGCGCACACAAGGAGCTCGTCGAGCTGCTGCGTTGGCGCGTGCAGACGCTCCCCGCCGGGGCCGACGCCGCCGCCCTGCACTTCGAACTCGCCGAGCTGCTCGAGCAGCACTTCCTCGCGATCGGCGAGGCGGTGCAGCACTACGCCCGCGTGGTCGAGCTCGATCCCAACCACGCCAAGGCCTGCGATCGCTTGATCCGGCTGTACCTGGTCGCCGGCGCCTGGCGTCCCGCGGCCGCGCAGCTGGTGCAGGAGCTGGCCAAGCTCGAGGGCTCGAGTGACCGCGTGCGCGTGGCCGAGCTGCACCGTCGGCTCGCGAGCATCGAGTCCGAGCAGTTCGACGACGTGCCCTCGGCCGCGCGCCACCTGCAGGCCGCGCTCAAGGTGGTGCCCGACGACATCGAGGCGCTGCGGGCCTTCGGTGTGCTGTACCTGGCCTCCGGTAAGGCCACCGAGGACGGCGTCGCCAAGGCCGCCGACATCTTCTACAAGGCGGCCGAGCTCGCGCGTCGACGTGGCGACAAGCCCCGCGCGCTCAAGCTGCTGCGGCGCTCGCTGATGCTCGCGCCCGATCACCAGCAGGCCTCCGCGGCGCTGGAGAACACGCTCATCGATGCCGAGGACTGGCTCGCGCTCGACGAGCTGTACCGCGAGTGGCTGTTCCACTTCAGCGGCGCCGATGCGGTCACGCTGCAGCTGCGCCGCGCCGAGCTGCTCGATCGACGGCTGTACCGCCGCGAGGAGGCGCGCGCGCTGTTCGAGGAGGCCAGCCGCTACCAACGCCCCGACGACGAGTCGTGGCGCCGGCTCGAGCAGATCTACGCCGACAGCGGCGATCACTGGGCGCTGGTCGGCCTGCTCGACGCACAGATCGAGCGCATGCCCGACGAGGTCCCGACCGAGACCCTGCTGCGCGCCGCGATGGTGTGCCGCGACGAGCTCGGCGACGAAGAGCGTGCCGCGGTCTACTTCTACAAGGTGCTCGAGCGCGAGCCCTTCAACGCCGGCGCATTCGAGGGCTACAAGGAGCACTGGCGGCGCAAGCACAACTGGACCCACCTGCGCGACCTCATCCTCTACCAGATCGAGCAGGCCGCCGCGTATCCCGAGGGCGAGAGCCCCTACGACGCGCGGGCCTTCGCGGAGGAGTTCGTCGAACTCGCCGACATCTGCGAGCGACGCCTGGGCGACATCGACGGCGCGCTCGATGCCTGGGGTCGCTTGCAGGCCGCGTACCCCGACGACGCGCGCCCGGCCAAGCACATCGCCCGCATCGAGAAGCGCGCGCGCATGTGGGACAACATGGTGCGGGTCCAGGAGGCCGAGCTCGAGCGCACCGTGGACCCCGCCAAGCGCCTCGACATCCTGAAGCGCCTCACGCAGGTCTACCGCGATCGCCAGGTCAACCCCGAGCGCGCCATCGAGCTGTACGGCGAGATCCTCCAGCTGTCGCCGAGCGACATCCAGGCCACCCGGGCCCTCACAGCGCTGCACGACCGCGCCGGCGACTACGAGCGCGTGGTCGACATGCTGCGCGACCAACACGATCGTTCCCGCAGCGGCACCGAGCGCATCGCGATCCTGCGGCGCATGGCCGAGCTGTGGCACCACGAGCTGAGCCAGCTCGAGCACGCCGAGTGGGCGTGCCGACAGATCCTCGAGATCAGCGCCGACGATCGCGAGGCCTCGTACCGGTTGCAGCAGCTGCTGGAGGAGCAAGGCCGCTACAGCGAGCTGCTCGAGGTGCTCGCCCACGAGCTGCCCAGCGCCGGCTCGCCCGACGCCAAGGCCAAGCTGCTGCGTCGCATGGCCCGCATCGCCGAGCTCGACCTCGCCGACGAGGACCGCGCGGCCTCGCTGTGGACCGAGCTGCTGGAGCTGCGCCCGGGCAACCTCGAGATCGTCGACAAGCTCGTGCTCGCCTACGCGAAGGCGGGGCGCAACGAGGAGCTCGGCACCCTGCTGACCAAGGCCGCGGGCTCGCCCAAGACCCCGCTCGTGCGGCAGATCGACTACCTGCTGCGGCTGGGACAGCTGGCCGAAGCCGCGCTCGACGACCCGATGCTCGCGCGCACCTCGTTCGAGCGGGTGCTCCGCAGCCGCCCCGATCACCGTGGTGCGCTCGAGGCCCTGGTCCGCATCTATCGTCGCGAGGACGCGTGGCAGCCCTTGGTCGCGGTGCTCGGCAAGCTCCAAGAGCTGGCCGAGACCGAGGACGACGCCTTCCGCATCGCGTGGGAGCGCGCCGAGATCCTCGCCGAGCAGCTCGACGATCCCAACGGCGCCGCCGAGCTGCTCGAGTCGCTCGGCGAGGATCTGGCGCTGGGGCGGCGCGAGGTCGCCTCGAGCCTGCTCGAGCTGTACGAGCGGGCCGGCCTCCACCGCAAGCTGGTGCGCCAGGCCGAGCTGCTGCTGCTGGCGGCCGAGTCCGCCGAGGAGCGGCGACGGCTGTACGGCACCATCAGCAACACCTGGCTGCAGCACCTCGGCGACAAGCAGGCCGCGGTCGCGACCTACGCCCGCTTCGTGCACGAGTTCTCGACCGACCTCGAGGGTCTCGCGACCATGGCGCGGCTGCAGCACGACGTCGGCGACCACGAGGCCGCACTGGTGACGCTGCAACGGCGGCTCGATCTCCTCAGCGAGGTCTCGGCCCGCACCGCCACGCTCGAGCAGATGGCGACCATCGCCGAGCGCGACCTCGAGCAGCCGGCGCGCGCACTGGCGTTCCTGCGGCAGGCGCTGGCGATCGACCACTTCGACGCGCGCATCGTGTCACGCGTGCACGAGCTCGCGGCGAAGGCGGGGCTGTGGCGGGAGTTGCTCGCGATCCACGAGGAGCGCTTCGGCTACCTCGGCGAGGCCGGGCTCGCGGGTGCGCAGGTCGATCTGTGCCTCGAGGCGAGCCGCTTGGCGCAGGCGAAGTGTCTCGACGCGCCGCTGGCGTTCGAGTGGGCCGAGCGCGGCTACCTCGCGGCGCTGCGCTCCGACCTGACGCTCGCCGCACCCGGGAAGCACCTGCGCTCGCTGGCCGAGGCACACGGCTGTTGGCGCGAGCTGCTCGAGGCCTTCGACCACGAGATCGCGGCGCTCGAGCGCCGCGAGTCGACCGACGCACTGGTCGCCCGACTGCGCGAGGCCGCCGGCGTGGCGCTCTCGCGGCTCGGCGACGCCGCCAAGGCGATCGGCTACCTGCAGCGGGCCCACCGCGCCGCACCGCTCGACGAGGCGCTCGCGGACGAGCTCGAGCGCACCGCACGGGAGCACGGCGCGTGGCAGGCGGTGATCGAGCTGCACGGCGGTCGACTCGGTCGCGCCGCGTCCGACCTCGGCCGCTACGACGCCTGCCGTGCGATCGCCCGCATCTACGAGGACGAGCTGCACGATCCCGAGAAGGCGTTCGAGTGGCTCCGGCAGGCCTGGCAGGACCTGCGCAAGACCGACACCACCCTCGCCGACGACGCGTTCGAGCAGATCCTGCAGGTGAGCGAGCGCCACCGCCTGTGGGCCATGCTCTGCGATCTGCACCTCGAGCGGGCGCGCAACGCCAGCGCCGGCGAAGCGACCATCGCCGCGCTCGAGAGCGCGGCGCAGATCTTCGACGAGCGGCTGCAGGATCCCCTGGCCGCGATCCGTGTGCTCGCGCATGGCCTCGACGAGGCCGGCGGCGACGTGCTGCTGCCGGACATCCGCCGGCTCTCGTTGTCGGTCGACGAGCGCCGCGACGGCGATCTACCGCCGGTCGGCGCGCTCGTGCTGCTGCAGCTGCTGCAGCGCTTGGTCGGGCGCAGCCGCGATCGCGACCGCACCATCGCGCTGCTGGCCGAGCGCGCCGAGATCCGCGAGCTGCGGCTGGGTGACCGCGCGGCCGCGATGGCCGAGTGGATGCGAGTGCTGCGGCTCGACCCCGACGACGAACGTGCGATCGCCGAGCTCGAGCGGCTCGCCGATGAGGGCGACCTGTGGCAGCTGTACCTGATGGTGCCGGCGGCGGCGCTCGAGGTCGCGCCGCAGCCGGTCGATCAGGCGCAGCTGCTGATCCGCATCGCGCAGCTGTACGAGGGCTCGCTCGGGCGACCCGAGTACGCCCTGCGCGCGCGGCTGTGTGCCTGGCGCACGCGCCCCAGCCTCCCCGCTGCCGACGGCGACGTCGGCGACGAGCATGCCGCGATCTGGCGGCTGGCCGAGCACACCGGCGGCTACCACACGCCACCGGTGCCCCGTGATCCGATGCTCACGCCCACGCTGGCACCGCCCGAGATCGCCGACGCCGCGGCGTGGATCGGCGCCGGCCTCGAGCCGCGCTTGGTCGAGACGATGCCGTCCCCACACGCGCCGCGCGTCGAGATCGCCGCACCCACGCGCGTCGGCGGGCCCCACACGCAGGAGATCCTGCTCGACGATCCCGACAGCGTGTCGGCGGCGGCCCCAGCCCCGACCGCCGCGCGCCCCGACCTCGCGCCGCCGATCTCGGTCGACCCCGAGAGCCTCGACTTCGAAGACCTCGAGGTCGACGAGCTCGAGGAGCTCGACGACGGCGCGGAGCTGCCGACCGTCGACCCGACCGTCGCGGTGATGCAGGCGCAGCTGCTGCAGCTGCAACGCGCCGACAACACCCGCGCATCGGCGGTGGTCGTGACGGCCCCGCCGCCGCCACCGCGCGCACCCGACCAGGGCCTGCCCGCGCTGCCGAAGCTCACGCGCCCAGTGCTGCCGGCCCGCCCGCGCGTCGCCAGTGCTTGGGAGGAGGTCGCGCTCGCGTACACCGAGATGCCGGCCGACAGCAAGCTGGCCAAGGTCGAGGTCGCGTTGTCGCTCGCGCGCCTCTGGGAAGAGGGCGCGCACAACCTCGAGCGCGCGTTCCAGGCCCTCGAGCGCGCGCTGCTGTGGGTGCCACGCCACGAAGAGGCGCTCGAGCGACTCGAAGGCCTCGCGGCGCGCCACGGCGTGATGGAGCGACTGCTGCAAGCGTACGAGCTGCTGCTGGCCGAGTCGGCCATGCCCGAGCACGTCGTCGCGCACAATCTCCGCATCGCCGAGCTCCACGCGGCGGCCGAGCACTGGGACGAGGCCGAGAGTCGCTACCGCGCCGTGCTGGCGGTCGCGCCCCACCACACCGGCGCGATGCGAGCGCTGCTCGACATCTACCGCGGCCTCGAGCAGCACGCGCAGTGGGCCGGGGTGTGGAGCGACCTGCTCGAGGTCGAGGCGCCGGATCTCGACGCCGACGAACGCATCGCGCGCACGCTCGAGCTCTGTCACGTGTTCGAGCAACGTCTGGCGCGTCCGCGTGAGGCCATCGAACGACTCGAGCTGCTCGCGCGCGAGCTGCCCGATCGCCGCGAGCTGCACGACGAGCTCGCGCGGCTGCTGATGTCGCAGCGACAGTGGCAGCAGGCCATCGAGGCCCTGCGCGTGGCCGCCGACCACGTGCCCGACGAGGACTACCGCCTGGCGGTGCTGGCCCAGATCGCCGACATCTACGAGCACAAGCTGAGCCTGCCCGACCGCGCCATCGCGGCCTGGCTCGAGCTCACCGAGCTGCGCGAGGATCCGGTCGCGCTGGCGCGGCTGCAGGAGCTCTACCTCGCGACCGGTCGCTTCGAGCCGGCGCTGCCGATCATCGAGCAGCGACTGGCGGCGTGCGACCCCGCCGACGGCGAGACCCGCACCTCGTTGCTGGTCGCCAAGGCGCGTGCGCTGCAAGAGGGCGGCGGCGATCCCGATGCCGCCACGGCGACGCTGGAGGAGCTGGTCCGCACCGCGCCCGACAACGACGAGGTCGCGCTCGCGCTCAGTCGGCTGTATCGCCGCCAGGGGCGGCGCGACGACGGCGTGACGCTGCTGCGCGGGCACCTCGAGCGGGCCGCCGCCGGCGACGAGGCCCGTCACGTACGCGTCGCGACCGCGCTCGCCGAAGTGCTCGACCGCGAGGACCACGATCCCAAGGGCGCGTTGGCGGTCATCGCCGCCGCGCTGGCGCAGCGGCCCGGGGTCGCGGCGTTGCTGCGCGCGCAGGCCAAGCTCGCCCGCGCCGTGCACGACGAGGCGCTGTTGGTCGAGTCGCTGGCGGCGCTGCCCGACTCCGACGGCCTGCTCGAGGCGGCCGACCTGCTGCGCGCGCGACTGCACGACAACGCCCGCGCGCTGCGGCTGTACTCCCGCGTGCTCGCCGAGGCCAAGGTCGCCGCCGACGATCCGGAGTCGCCGCGCCGCCTGGCATCGGCGCTCGAGGGCCTGGTGCGGCTGCGCGTCGACGACGGCGACATCGCCGGCGCGATGGAGTTCATGGATCGCCAGCTGGCCGAGATGAAGGGCCCGACGATCCGTGCGCAGCTGCTGGCCGAGATGGGCCGCATCACCTACCGCAGCACCGGCGACATCGCGGCCGCGCGCGTGCGCTTCGACGCCGCGCTCGCCGAGGATCCCGAGTACGCCCGCGCGAAGCTGGGGCTCGGCGAGATGCTGGCGGAGGCCGGGCGTCACGAGGAGGCCGAGGCACTGCTCGAGCAGGCCGTCGACGCGCTCGGCCTCGGCGGCGATCCGGTGCAGCTCGCGGGCGGCCTGCTGGCGCTGGCGCAGGTGCTCGAGCAGAGCAGCCGCCACGCGGACGCCCACCGACGGCTCACGCTGGCGGCGCGGCACGACCCCGCGAACCTCGACATCCGTGCGGCGCTGGTGCGCAACCGCGTGCTGGCGGGGCGCCACCGCGAGGCGCTGATGGCCGCCGACCAGCTCGAGGAGCGACTCGCCGAGGGCTTCGAGCGCACGCCCAAGCAAGTGCGGCTGCTGAGCGATGTGTTCGCGTTCGTGGCCGAGAGCGCGCTGGCGCTCAAGCAGGTCGAGGAGGCGCTGGCCCGCTACCGTCGCGCTGCGCTGCTCGACCCCAGCAACCCCAACGCCCTCGAGCCGCTGATCGGCCTGTGCCAGGAACGCGGCGCGCTCGTCGAGGCGGCCGAGGCTGCGGCTCGACTGGCGCGCGAGGTCGGTGACCCGCGCGCGCGCGGTCAGAAGTTCATCGACGCCGGCATGCTCTTCAACGACGCCGCGGCCGCGCTTGCGGACGGCGGTGATCCGCAGGGCCCGCAGACCGAGGCCGAGCTGCGCCGCGCCGCGTTCGAGAACATCCGGCTCGGGCTGGAGCTGCTCGAGGAGCACAACGTCGCCGCACTCGACCGCACCCAGCTCGAGGTCGCCTTCCGGGCCACGGCCGTGCACGACCCCACGATCGCGCTGCGTTGCCTCGATCGGCTGCTGCTGCAGCCCGACCTCGGGCGCGAGCGCCGGCACGACCTCCTGCTCGAGGGCTCCGAGATCGCACTGGCGCAGCCCGAGCGGGCCGAGCTGGCCGAGCGCTTCGCGAGGCAGGCCCGCGAGCTGCTGCCGAACTCATCGGCGGCCGTGCTCGCGCTGGCGCGCGTGCTCGAGGCCAACGGCCGAGAAGACGAGATCGAGCCGCTGGTGGAGAGCTTCTTCGCGGCGCTCGGTCGTCGCACCCGTGGCACCGACGTCGCGCCCCGCATCGCGCTGCTGCTGCGACTCGCCGAGATCCAGCGCATGCGGCCCGAGAAGGCCATCGCCGCGCTGGAGCTCGCGCTCGAGCTCGACCCGCACGCGCTCGGTCCCGCCGAGCGACGGACCCTCGCGGCGCTCTACGATGCGGCCGGGACCCAGGGCGAACGCGTGCTCGCAAACTTCGTCGAGGTGCTGACGGTCGATCCGCTCGACATCCGCGCGCTCGCGTTCATGGCCGCGCACCACGCCGAGCTGGGCGACCTCGATCGCGCGTGGGCGCTCTACGGTGTGTTGCAGCTCGCCGCCCCCGAGCACACCGCCGCTGCGGCGTTCTTCGACGGCGTCGAGCTGACCTCGGTGCCCGCCGGTGAGTTCGTGCCCGCCAGCGTGGTGCCAGCGCTGCCGGCCGACGGCGGCGTGGGCGAGGCCCTGCTCGCGCTGCAGGACGGCGGTGCGGCGCTGCTCGCCGAGCAGCTGCCTCGGCTCGAGATCCCGCCCGAGGCCCGCGTGTCGCCGCTGGGCGAAGGCCTGCTCGCGCAGTGCTGGGGCGAGGTGCTCAAGCGCCTCGGCAACAGCAAGGTCGCGCTCGTCGCCCGGCACGCGCTGCCGGAGACCCTGCCCGGGCTCGACGACGGTCCCGAGTTCGAGCCGGGGGCGCTGCTCGAGGTGCGCTGCCAACAGCCGCCGGTGATCCTCGCCCACGAGGCCGCCTTCGCGATCGACGACCCCGCCGTGCTGCGCTTCGCGCTCGCACGCGCGCTCCACGGCACGCGGCCCGAGGCATTGTTCGCGATGGGCCTTCGGCGGGGCCGCTTCGCGCAGCTGCTGTCGGCGCTGCTGCAGGCGTTCCACCCCCGCCACGGCCGTCGCAAGCACCACGCGCGCGACGACGACGCGACGCGCCTGAGCCAGGAGCTGCTGCGCAAGCTCCCGATGCGCACGGCCCGACAGCTCGGCAGCCTGTTCAAGGACCACGAGAACGAGCCCTTCGACAGCTCGCAGTGGCGCGCGTGGGTGCGGCGGGCCGGCAGTCGCATCGGCCTCGCGATCGCTGGGGACCTCGGCGCTGCCATCTGCGTGGTCACCGGCGCCAAGACGCCGCTCACCGGCGCCGAGCTGCTCGCACGCGCGGAGGTCGACGACGACCTGCGCGACCTCATCGGGTTCGCGACCAGTGGCGCGTACGCCGGGGTCCGACGCACGCTCGGCTACGCGGCCCGCGAGCGCGCGTAG